The proteins below come from a single Solea senegalensis isolate Sse05_10M linkage group LG2, IFAPA_SoseM_1, whole genome shotgun sequence genomic window:
- the LOC122765329 gene encoding uncharacterized protein LOC122765329 — translation MVPRCRREVVIPRQSVTVSCPVVHCGKSLKIIWCKLSNTGRCQQIGNTENVKIWQRTCHKDRLLSYLTFKQISVCDGGLYRCEIRGLANGESHISNYINISVPGVFPRCEVATMVQRGTTVVTIPQQSVTVSCPVVHCGKSLIVTWCKLSNTGRCQQIGNTENVEIQQDSHLKDKLISNLTFKQISAGDDGLYRCELHGLANGESRVSHHINISVSAASLSQAVDESASWHPYFYICGGVAVLVFTLTALTLQQFYRRKQPTYKPTKKQDKYILNDICSPSAAQTPPPLITDGKQPLESTANEHPESAVINHAQSEISASKQHVATEQDKDPQYAAIIVS, via the exons ATGGTCCCAAGATGCAGAAGAGAAGTTGTAATTCCACGACAATCTGTGACAGTCAGCTGTCCTGTCGTACACTGTGGAAAGTCACTGAAGATAATCTGGTGCAAACTTTCGAACACTGGCAGATGTCAACAAATAGGAAACACAGAGAATGTGAAAATATGGCAGCGCACCTGTCACAAGGATAGACTCTTATCTTACCTAACTTTCAAACAGATTTCTGTATGTGATGGTGGCCTGTACAGATGTGAAATACGTGGATTGGCAAATGGTGAATCACATATCAGTAACTACATCAACATCTCAGTTCCAG GTGTGTTTCCCAGATGTGAAGTTGCGACGATGGTCCAAAGAGGCACTACAGTCGTAACAATCCCACAACAATCTGTGACAGTCAGCTGTCCTGTCGTTCACTGTGGAAAGTCTCTGATTGTAACCTGGTGTAAACTTTCTAACACCGGCAGATGTCAACAAATAGGAAACACAGAGAACGTGGAAATACAACAGGACAGCCATCTCAAGGATAAACTCATCTCTAATCTAACTTTCAAACAGATTTCTGCAGGTGATGATGGCCTGTACAGATGTGAATTGCATGGATTGGCAAATGGTGAATCACGTGTCAGTCACCACATCAACATCTCAGTTTCAG CTGCATCACTGAGCCAAGCTGTTGATGAGTCTGCTTCCTGGCATCCCTACTTCTATATCTGCGGAGGCGTCGCTGTTTTGGTCTTCACATTAACAGCATTAACTCTGCAACAGTTTTACCGCCGTAAAC AACCGACCTACAAGCCAACAAAGAAACAG GACAAGTACATTCTGAATGACATCTGCTCTCCGAGTGCTGCACAGACACCACCTCCCCTGATCACTGATGGGAAGCAGCCTTTAGAGAGCACAGCTAATGAACATCCAGAGTCTGCTGTCATCAACCATGCACAGTCTGAGATTTCTGCCAGCAAACAGCATGTTGCGACTGAACAAGATAAAGACCCACAGTATGCTGCAATCATTGTTTCCTGA